One part of the Chlamydiota bacterium genome encodes these proteins:
- a CDS encoding HNH endonuclease, whose amino-acid sequence MKRDEPKLSRSVLVLNRLWQPVHVCGMRRAFSLVYRGAAQVIYRENGSFAVCDFPRWAAMRWNDDRCAEYVATVTMKIRLPEIIILRAYERLPAREVKLTRRNIYLRDCNICQYCGRPFREQDLNLDHVVPRRLGGATTWTNLVCSCVECNLKKGEKTLESSGMGLLRQPKKPRWSPFNQIAFRRGVCASWEQFLDPAAWNVQILGGAG is encoded by the coding sequence ATGAAACGCGATGAACCCAAGCTTTCGAGGAGCGTGCTGGTCCTCAACCGGCTCTGGCAGCCGGTGCACGTCTGCGGGATGCGGCGGGCGTTCTCGCTCGTGTACCGCGGCGCCGCGCAGGTGATCTACCGGGAGAACGGGTCGTTCGCCGTGTGCGACTTCCCCCGCTGGGCCGCGATGCGCTGGAACGACGACCGCTGCGCCGAGTACGTCGCGACGGTGACGATGAAAATCCGTCTCCCGGAGATCATCATCCTCCGCGCCTACGAGCGCCTTCCCGCGCGGGAGGTGAAGCTGACCCGCAGGAACATCTACCTGCGCGACTGCAACATCTGCCAGTACTGCGGCCGTCCGTTCAGGGAGCAGGATCTCAACCTCGATCATGTCGTCCCCCGCAGGCTGGGGGGGGCGACCACCTGGACCAACCTCGTCTGCAGTTGCGTGGAGTGCAACCTCAAGAAGGGCGAGAAGACGCTCGAGTCCTCCGGCATGGGGCTGCTCCGGCAGCCGAAGAAGCCGCGCTGGTCCCCGTTCAATCAGATCGCCTTCAGACGCGGCGTCTGCGCGAGCTGGGAGCAGTTCCTCGACCCCGCGGCGTGGAACGTCCAGATCCTCGGCGGCGCCGGGTGA
- the larE gene encoding ATP-dependent sacrificial sulfur transferase LarE: MNALTVKHERLKRRLASLGSLLVAYSGGVDSTLLLAVAASVLGRRLLAVTADSPTFPAAERREARRIARRLGVRHRVVRTRELEDPRFRENPADRCYWCKRGLLGALRAVAAREGIAAVALGSQRDDSRDYRPGERAAREMRALSPLRDAGFTRRDVRLLSRRLGLPGWDREPAACLASRIPYGRPIERAALRRVERAEELLRAEGFRRVRVRADGTAARIEVDPAQVGAFVSRRARLSAARALRRLGFTAVSVDLEGYRTGSLNEALGAKGPRRTRRGRR, translated from the coding sequence ATGAACGCACTGACGGTAAAGCACGAGCGTCTGAAGCGGCGCCTCGCCTCCCTCGGGAGCCTGCTCGTCGCCTACTCGGGCGGGGTGGACAGCACGCTGCTGCTCGCGGTCGCCGCGTCCGTGCTCGGGCGGCGTCTGCTCGCCGTGACGGCGGATTCCCCGACCTTCCCCGCCGCCGAGCGGCGGGAGGCCCGCCGCATCGCGCGCCGGCTCGGCGTCCGGCACCGCGTTGTCAGGACCCGGGAACTCGAGGATCCGCGCTTCAGGGAGAACCCCGCCGACCGCTGCTACTGGTGCAAACGCGGGCTCCTCGGCGCGTTGCGGGCCGTCGCCGCGAGGGAGGGGATCGCGGCGGTCGCGCTCGGGTCCCAGCGGGACGACTCCCGGGACTACCGCCCCGGCGAACGGGCGGCGCGGGAGATGCGCGCCCTGAGCCCGCTCAGGGACGCGGGATTCACCCGGCGGGATGTCCGCCTGCTCTCGCGCCGGCTCGGGCTTCCCGGCTGGGACCGCGAGCCGGCGGCCTGCCTCGCGTCGCGCATCCCCTACGGCCGGCCGATCGAGCGGGCGGCGCTGCGCCGCGTGGAACGGGCCGAGGAACTGCTGCGGGCCGAAGGCTTCCGGCGGGTCCGCGTGCGCGCCGACGGCACGGCGGCGCGGATCGAGGTCGACCCGGCGCAGGTCGGCGCGTTTGTCTCCCGCCGCGCGCGCCTCTCGGCGGCGCGTGCGCTCAGGCGCCTCGGATTCACCGCGGTCTCCGTCGACCTCGAGGGGTACCGGACGGGGAGCCTCAACGAGGCGCTCGGGGCGAAGGGGCCCAGGCGGACGCGGAGGGGGAGGCGATGA